From a single Lolium rigidum isolate FL_2022 chromosome 7, APGP_CSIRO_Lrig_0.1, whole genome shotgun sequence genomic region:
- the LOC124670437 gene encoding putative anthocyanidin reductase isoform X1, whose protein sequence is MSCRVCVTGAAGYIGSWLVRKLLDRGCAVHATIRNIGDEKKTALLKGLPGAAERLTLFQADIYDAVTFEPAIQGCDFVFLVATPLMHNTGSSKYKDTTEAIVDATHAILEQCERSKTVRRVIHTGSVVASAPLREDGEGYKEFMSESCWTPLVVPYGHSNEFLDAYVSSKTLSDKELLKYNDSSSSTTARSFDVVVLLCGLVGGDTILPYTPDSMNTMLSPLTGVEVYHKNLRFLQSLLGSVPLVHVDDVCEAHIFCMERFTDIAGGRYLCAAAYPNMQDILEHYAGKHPQLKLMIKEVVGEGVRVQANTKKLVELGFKYKYGAEEVLDGSLECGKRLGLL, encoded by the exons ATGAGCTGCAGGGTGTgcgtcaccggagccgccggctacaTCGGCTCCTGGCTCGTCAGGAAGCTCCTCGACAGAGGCTGCGCCGTCCATGCGACCATACGGAACATCG GTGACGAGAAGAAGACGGCGCTGCTCAAGGGGCTGCCCGGCGCGGCGGAGAGGCTGACGCTGTTCCAGGCGGACATCTACGACGCCGTCACCTTCGAGCCAGCCATCCAGGGCTGcgacttcgtcttcctcgtcgccacCCCGCTGATGCACAACACCGGCAGCTCAAAG TACAAAGACACAACGGAGGCAATCGTGGACGCGACACATGCTATCCTAGAACAATGCGAACGGTCGAAAACGGTGAGGCGTGTCATCCACACAGGCTCTGTCGTGGCCTCGGCGCCGCTCAGGGAGGATGGCGAGGGCTACAAAGAGTTTATGAGCGAATCCTGCTGGACGCCGCTTGTTGTTCCCTATGGTCACAGCAACGAATTCTTGGAC GCTTATGTATCCTCCAAGACCCTCTCTGACAAGGAGCTACTCAAGTACAACGACTCCTCTTCATCCACCACGGCGAGGTCATTCGACGTCGTCGTCCTGCTATGCGGCCTCGTCGGAGGAGACACCATCCTGCCCTACACCCCTGACAGCATGAACACCATGCTGTCGCCTCTCACCGGCGTCGAGGTTTACCACAAGAACCTAAGGTTCCTGCAGTCCCTCCTCGGCTCCGTGCCACTGGTTCATGTCGACGACGTCTGCGAGGCGCACATTTTCTGCATGGAGCGCTTCACGGACATCGCCGGCGGCCGATACCTCTGCGCCGCGGCGTACCCCAACATGCAGGATATTCTGGAGCACTACGCTGGCAAGCACCCGCAGCTCAAGCTGATGATCAAAGA GGTGGTGGGAGAGGGAGTGAGAGTGCAAGCTAATACAAAGAAGCTTGTGGAGCTGGGGTTCAAGTATAAGTACGGGGCAGAGGAGGTGCTAGATGGCAGCCTGGAGTGCGGCAAGAGGCTGGGATTGCTCTGA
- the LOC124675313 gene encoding uncharacterized hydrolase YugF-like: MPLLLTSSSPALPLPAPSRARFRVAASAEVGATGRAAPATTPAKDFPPFLPKAVERIRDRAAVRLARRIERVPVQTGFSKNPIQSSCVRPLKQQQSSEPVVLLHGFDSSCLEWRYTYPLLEEAGLEAWAVDILGWGFSNLETRPPCDIASKREHLYQFWRTYIKRPMVLVGPSLGAAVAIDFAVNYPEAVSKLIFIGASVYTEGTKDMTRMPKFVPYAGVFVLKSLPLRLFATRLAFNTIPDGFFDWVQIGRLHCLLPWWEDATVNFMITGGYNVLNQIKQVKQKCLVLWGEDDGIISNKQAYRLQQELPTAILRQVGQCGHIPHVEKPREAAKYLLDFLGSDNAEKADQASSLTSNLVPTLSAQ, encoded by the exons ATGCCGCTgctcctcacctcctcctcgccggccctGCCGCTTCCGGCGCCGTCCAGGGCCCGGTTCAGGGTCGCGGCCTCCGCCGAAGTCGGCGCCACCGGCCGAGCCGCCCCCGCCACCACCCCCGCCAAGGACTTCCCGCCGTTCCTGCCCAAGGCGGTCGAGCGCATCCGCgaccgcgccgccgtccgcctgGCCAGGCGAATCGAGCGCGTGCCCGTCCAG ACCGGCTTCTCCAAGAACCCGATACAGAGCAGCTGCGTGAGGCCGCTCAAGCAGCAGCAGAGCAGCGAACCGGTGGTGCTGCTCCACGGTTTCGACAG CTCTTGTTTAGAGTGGAGGTACACCTACCCTTTGCTGGAGGAGGCTGGACTCGAGGCCTGGGCTGTGGACATTCTTGGATGGGGCTTCTCTAATTTAG AAACGAGACCACCATGTGACATTGCGTCCAAGCGCGAGCATCTTTACCAG TTTTGGAGAACCTACATCAAAAGGCCTATGGTACTAGTTGGGCCTAGCCTCGGAGCTGCTGTTGCCATTGATTTCGCAGTCAACTACCCGGAAGCG GTATCAAAATTAATCTTCATTGGTGCAAGTGTATATACTGAGGGCACAAAAGATATGACCAGAATGCCAAAATTTGTTCCATATGCTGGG GTTTTTGTACTCAAGAGTCTTCCTCTGCGACTGTTCGCTACACGCTTGGCTTTTAATACAATTCCAGATGGATTCTTTGATTGGGTTCAA ATTGGCCGTCTACATTGCCTACTTCCTTGGTGGGAAGATGCTACGGTCAATTTTATGATTACTGGGGGCTATAAtgttctaaaccaaataaagcag GTGAAGCAAAAATGTCTGGTTTTATGGGGAGAGGATGATGGGATAATAAGCAATAAACAAGCATAC CGATTGCAGCAAGAACTCCCAACCGCAATTTTACGACAGGTAGGGCAGTGCGGCCACATTCCTCACGTCGAGAAGCCAAGGGAAGCGGCAAAATATCTTCTCGACTTCCTCGGGAGCGATAACGCGGAGAAGGCGGACCAGGCTTCTTCCCTGACATCAAATTTAGTACCAACGCTTag TGCTCAGTGA